A stretch of the Gemmatimonadales bacterium genome encodes the following:
- a CDS encoding TetR/AcrR family transcriptional regulator — translation MKRAALTQDRIIDAAVDAIAERGVGSLTVAEVAGSCGVSSALVYYHFSTKEKLLRAAAGRLAGARARDRAKAFRSRGLSALDEHWRFIEEGVASRSEQAWHDVVVLSRNDRAVAVEIEKVREPEWRALVQRLPELFLELGSVPPAPVEEVAVAILAFADGVALGLAAGTPREALRSAYDAFWLALIAAGQSAARR, via the coding sequence ATGAAACGTGCTGCCCTTACGCAAGATAGGATCATTGACGCAGCCGTAGACGCCATAGCGGAACGCGGCGTTGGGTCGCTGACGGTTGCCGAGGTCGCCGGCAGCTGCGGTGTTTCGAGCGCGCTCGTGTACTACCACTTCTCCACCAAGGAGAAGCTGCTGCGAGCTGCGGCAGGCCGCCTCGCGGGTGCCAGGGCTCGGGATCGCGCCAAGGCGTTCCGATCCCGCGGCCTCTCCGCCCTCGACGAACATTGGCGCTTCATCGAGGAGGGGGTGGCGAGTCGTTCGGAGCAAGCCTGGCACGACGTGGTGGTTCTGTCGCGCAACGATCGAGCCGTCGCGGTAGAGATCGAAAAGGTCCGCGAACCAGAATGGCGGGCTCTCGTCCAGCGCCTGCCCGAGCTGTTCCTGGAGCTGGGGTCGGTGCCTCCCGCACCCGTGGAAGAGGTCGCCGTCGCCATCCTCGCCTTTGCCGACGGCGTGGCGCTCGGCCTCGCCGCCGGCACACCGCGCGAAGCGCTCAGGTCCGCCTACGACGCCTTTTGGCTCGCGCTGATTGCCGCGGGCCAATCCGCCGCCCGGCGTTGA
- a CDS encoding 4-hydroxy-3-methylbut-2-enyl diphosphate reductase — translation MDQTYFRKGFGLKGEIQGALTDDYHSALVDEVRARGYELTVEGLTVRLAKEFGFCYGVDRAVEYAYETRTKFPGRRIFLVGEIIHNPHVNRKLADMGIVLLERTTEGEFDLSAVTADDVVILPAFGVTKGDFDRLRALGCVLVDTTCGSVLNVWKRVESYSKDGFTALIHGKYVHEETKATASQVTKYPGGRYVVVRDMAEARAVCDFIERGGGAGVLRERFRKAASPDFDPVRDLQRVGVANQTTMLSSESLAIAAEVRRAMVARYGEAEAHNRFRSFDTICSATQDRQDAVLRMLEGGVDVAVVIGGYNSSNTNHLAALCAERAPTYHVEDSACISPEARTIRHKPAGAHEAALAADWLPADARVVGVTAGASTPNNRVGEVIERVFATRGIEVVVAMNS, via the coding sequence ATGGATCAGACCTATTTCCGCAAGGGATTCGGCCTCAAGGGCGAGATCCAGGGCGCGCTGACGGACGATTACCACAGCGCTCTCGTGGACGAGGTGCGGGCGCGGGGCTACGAGTTGACCGTTGAAGGCCTCACCGTGCGGCTGGCCAAGGAGTTCGGGTTCTGTTACGGCGTGGACCGCGCGGTCGAGTATGCCTACGAGACACGGACCAAGTTCCCCGGCCGCCGGATCTTCCTGGTCGGGGAGATCATCCACAACCCCCACGTGAACCGGAAGCTCGCCGACATGGGCATCGTCCTCCTCGAACGCACTACCGAGGGCGAATTCGACCTGTCTGCCGTGACTGCCGACGACGTCGTGATCCTGCCGGCGTTCGGTGTGACGAAGGGCGATTTCGACCGCCTGCGTGCCCTCGGCTGCGTGCTGGTGGACACGACGTGCGGGTCGGTGCTCAACGTCTGGAAGCGCGTGGAGAGCTACTCGAAGGACGGCTTCACGGCGCTCATCCACGGCAAGTACGTGCACGAGGAGACGAAGGCCACCGCGTCGCAAGTCACGAAGTATCCGGGTGGACGCTACGTGGTGGTGCGGGACATGGCCGAGGCGCGCGCGGTCTGCGACTTCATCGAGCGGGGTGGGGGCGCGGGCGTGCTGCGCGAGCGGTTCAGGAAAGCGGCGTCGCCGGACTTCGATCCGGTGCGCGACCTCCAGCGGGTCGGGGTGGCGAACCAGACGACGATGCTGTCGAGCGAGTCGCTGGCCATCGCGGCCGAGGTGCGCCGGGCGATGGTAGCGCGCTACGGCGAGGCGGAGGCGCACAATCGGTTCCGAAGCTTCGACACGATATGCTCGGCCACGCAGGACCGGCAGGACGCGGTGCTGCGGATGCTGGAGGGCGGCGTAGACGTCGCGGTCGTCATCGGCGGATACAACTCGAGCAACACGAACCACCTCGCGGCGTTGTGCGCTGAGCGGGCGCCGACTTACCACGTTGAGGACTCGGCGTGCATCTCACCGGAGGCTCGTACGATCCGGCACAAGCCGGCAGGCGCGCACGAGGCGGCCCTGGCCGCTGACTGGCTGCCCGCGGACGCGCGGGTAGTCGGCGTTACCGCCGGCGCTTCGACGCCCAACAACCGGGTGGGCGAAGTCATCGAGCGGGTCTTCGCGACGCGGGGAATCGAAGTGGTGGTGGCGATGAACAGTTAG
- a CDS encoding glycosyltransferase family 4 protein → MHLDTERGWRGGERQAFWLARELRARGHRSIVAARPEGELFAAAHAEGIETWPTSPRFEVDPLAAWRLAGRIIDADADIVHAHTAHAVGLGALATLRTHAALVATRRVDFPLRRNAGTRWKYDRVAGLIAISSAVRDVLVASGIVRERIAVVPSGVDLTRTIVPAPAATLGALGVRPGAPLVVMVAALVRHKAPLTFVRAIAAAVRDADLQALLVGDGPLAGEVRRERDTLGLGGVLHLAGQRSDADALIAACDVFVLSSREEGLGTVLLDAMSCGKPVAATSAGGIGDVVEHGVTGLLVPVGEAAALGAAIASLCGDAGRRAAMGEAGRVGVSRFGVEQMAEGTLGVYRRALGR, encoded by the coding sequence GTGCATCTCGATACCGAGCGCGGGTGGCGCGGTGGGGAACGGCAGGCGTTCTGGCTCGCCCGCGAACTTCGCGCCCGGGGACACCGTTCGATAGTCGCGGCGCGGCCCGAGGGCGAGCTCTTCGCGGCGGCTCACGCGGAAGGCATCGAGACCTGGCCGACATCGCCGCGCTTCGAGGTGGATCCGCTCGCCGCGTGGCGGTTGGCGGGGCGAATCATCGACGCGGACGCGGACATCGTGCACGCCCACACCGCCCACGCCGTGGGGCTGGGAGCGCTGGCGACGCTGCGTACCCACGCGGCGCTGGTGGCCACGCGGCGCGTTGACTTCCCGCTGCGGCGCAATGCCGGGACGCGGTGGAAGTACGACCGCGTGGCGGGCCTTATCGCCATCTCGAGCGCGGTGCGCGACGTGCTCGTGGCGAGCGGCATCGTGCGCGAACGCATCGCCGTCGTGCCGTCCGGCGTTGACCTGACGAGGACGATCGTGCCGGCGCCGGCAGCGACGCTGGGAGCGCTGGGCGTCCGGCCTGGCGCTCCACTGGTCGTAATGGTGGCGGCGCTGGTGCGACACAAGGCGCCGCTCACCTTTGTTCGCGCGATCGCCGCGGCTGTCAGGGACGCCGATCTTCAGGCGCTGCTCGTAGGTGACGGCCCGCTGGCCGGCGAAGTGCGCCGCGAGCGTGACACTCTAGGGCTCGGCGGCGTGCTGCACCTGGCGGGGCAGCGCTCCGACGCCGACGCACTCATCGCGGCGTGCGACGTCTTCGTCCTGAGCTCTCGTGAGGAGGGACTGGGCACGGTGCTGCTGGACGCGATGTCGTGCGGCAAGCCGGTCGCGGCGACCAGCGCGGGCGGCATCGGCGACGTGGTGGAGCACGGGGTGACGGGACTGCTGGTGCCGGTGGGAGAGGCGGCGGCGCTCGGGGCCGCGATCGCCAGCCTCTGTGGCGATGCGGGGCGACGGGCCGCGATGGGTGAAGCAGGGCGGGTCGGCGTTAGCCGGTTCGGTGTGGAGCAGATGGCGGAAGGGACGCTTGGCGTGTATCGCCGCGCGCTGGGCCGGTAG
- a CDS encoding methyltransferase domain-containing protein — MGRARVSRSGIPLNASPQTHAKVLSWFGQWRRGRVFDCPAGAGALAQELAAMGFVVVAGDLDRRPGREVGARRLCADLSRTLPFADASFDYVACVEGIEHLERPVDALREMRRVLRPGGRLVLTTPNVLHLASRVRMLLTGFWSSAPRPFDPAEAITGLEHIMLLTYPILAYFLSRTGFAIERLETNRVVKGSLPWAWLAPIVTLATRLAVRRPAEQEHGRVLTDRRFLFGHTLCFRCRAV, encoded by the coding sequence ATGGGCCGCGCGCGCGTCTCGCGTTCGGGGATCCCGCTCAACGCCTCTCCCCAGACCCATGCCAAGGTCCTGTCGTGGTTCGGGCAGTGGCGTCGCGGCCGCGTCTTCGACTGCCCGGCGGGCGCGGGGGCGCTCGCGCAGGAGTTGGCGGCGATGGGGTTCGTGGTCGTGGCCGGCGACCTCGACCGGCGGCCGGGTCGCGAGGTCGGGGCGCGGAGACTCTGTGCCGACCTGAGCCGCACGCTCCCGTTCGCGGATGCGAGCTTCGACTACGTGGCATGCGTCGAGGGGATCGAGCACCTCGAGCGCCCGGTGGACGCGCTGCGCGAGATGCGGCGCGTGCTGCGTCCGGGTGGCCGGCTGGTGCTCACCACGCCGAACGTGCTTCACTTGGCCTCGCGGGTCAGGATGCTCCTCACCGGGTTCTGGAGCTCGGCGCCGCGGCCCTTCGACCCGGCCGAGGCCATTACGGGGCTCGAGCACATCATGTTGCTCACCTACCCAATACTCGCGTATTTCCTGTCACGGACCGGGTTCGCCATCGAACGGCTGGAGACGAACCGCGTGGTGAAGGGAAGCCTGCCGTGGGCGTGGCTGGCGCCTATCGTGACCCTGGCCACTCGGCTCGCAGTACGGCGGCCAGCGGAGCAGGAACACGGGCGCGTGCTCACGGACCGGCGGTTCCTGTTTGGCCATACCCTTTGCTTCCGGTGCCGCGCCGTGTGA
- a CDS encoding glycosyltransferase family 4 protein, with amino-acid sequence MPPLSRATPQPGEAAPRPRHLFVTQNYAPELGGIARLHVELCRRLAHAGGVRVSTVYQGDALAFDRGEGYPIERMPFARAGAKRLVSQLRWARRLVAQPGAVLHCGNIRPAGYAVWYAHRRTAVPYLVYAYGLDLVKEWRKIADHPLKRWAARRILGDSAGIVAISAWSAELARTVMREAGVRRPPPVAAIDLGTDPAFFRPDRDTGSLRRRFGFGDAPLLLTVARLVPHKGQDVALRALAALPPNVRYLVVGAGDDAGRLAAIAEQAGVADRVVFAGSLSDDEIAEAYATATVYVGLSREEGVQAEGFGIAFVEAAASGTPSVAGDSGGVRSAVRDGETGFLVPPTDPAAAAAAIRRLLGDPTLLLKTGRAARQAVETHYNWDRFARETVEFADRVTAVLPNGSGASHGPRR; translated from the coding sequence ATGCCACCACTCTCGAGGGCCACGCCGCAGCCGGGAGAAGCTGCGCCGAGGCCGCGACACCTCTTCGTCACGCAGAACTACGCCCCCGAGCTCGGCGGCATCGCCCGCCTGCATGTGGAGCTGTGCCGCCGTCTGGCACACGCTGGAGGCGTGCGGGTGTCCACTGTCTACCAGGGCGATGCGCTAGCCTTCGACAGGGGCGAGGGCTATCCGATCGAGCGGATGCCTTTCGCACGCGCGGGCGCGAAGCGCCTGGTAAGCCAGCTACGCTGGGCGCGCCGCCTCGTTGCGCAGCCTGGGGCCGTCCTGCACTGTGGCAACATCCGGCCGGCCGGCTACGCGGTCTGGTACGCCCACCGCCGCACTGCCGTGCCCTATCTGGTGTACGCCTACGGCCTCGACCTAGTGAAGGAGTGGCGCAAGATCGCGGACCACCCGCTGAAGCGCTGGGCCGCGCGGCGTATCCTCGGCGACAGTGCCGGCATCGTCGCGATATCGGCCTGGAGCGCCGAGCTGGCACGTACTGTCATGCGCGAAGCTGGCGTGCGTCGGCCGCCTCCGGTAGCGGCCATCGACTTGGGCACGGACCCCGCCTTCTTCCGGCCCGATCGTGACACCGGCTCGTTGCGCCGGCGCTTCGGGTTCGGCGATGCGCCGCTTCTGCTGACCGTCGCCCGTCTCGTCCCCCACAAAGGCCAGGACGTCGCGTTGCGGGCTCTGGCCGCGTTGCCGCCCAACGTCAGGTATCTCGTGGTCGGCGCTGGCGACGACGCCGGCCGGTTGGCGGCGATCGCCGAGCAGGCCGGCGTTGCCGATCGCGTGGTGTTCGCCGGAAGTCTCTCGGACGACGAGATCGCCGAGGCCTACGCGACGGCGACCGTGTACGTCGGCCTGTCGCGCGAGGAGGGTGTGCAGGCCGAGGGCTTTGGCATCGCGTTCGTCGAAGCGGCAGCGAGTGGGACGCCGAGCGTGGCCGGTGACTCTGGAGGCGTGCGTTCGGCCGTCCGGGATGGGGAGACGGGCTTCCTCGTCCCTCCGACCGATCCAGCCGCCGCCGCCGCGGCGATCCGCCGCCTGCTCGGCGACCCCACGCTTCTGCTCAAGACGGGACGTGCCGCCAGGCAGGCCGTGGAGACGCACTATAACTGGGATCGCTTCGCCCGCGAGACCGTGGAGTTCGCTGACCGCGTGACAGCGGTCCTTCCCAACGGGAGTGGCGCGTCGCATGGCCCGAGGCGCTAG
- a CDS encoding helix-turn-helix domain-containing protein → MILQSVNADMLVNALDAVSDAVVVCDGAGAVVHANRGARELFGRGVPSSRADVMRHPLAAVAREQRLGGAAVVVIPRPGSALTLAERERQDIELALAESGWQLAVVARKLGISRTTLWRRLKRYGLTRPDHLRSVSEE, encoded by the coding sequence ATGATCCTGCAGTCGGTCAACGCCGATATGCTCGTCAACGCGCTGGACGCCGTGAGCGACGCGGTCGTGGTCTGCGACGGCGCCGGCGCCGTGGTGCACGCCAACCGAGGCGCTCGTGAGCTGTTCGGAAGGGGAGTTCCCTCGAGCCGAGCGGACGTGATGCGCCATCCGCTGGCCGCGGTCGCGCGGGAGCAGCGGCTGGGTGGCGCCGCGGTGGTGGTCATCCCGCGCCCGGGCTCGGCCCTCACGCTCGCGGAACGCGAGCGCCAGGACATCGAGCTCGCCCTCGCGGAGTCGGGTTGGCAGCTGGCGGTGGTCGCGCGCAAGCTGGGCATCAGCCGCACCACGTTGTGGCGGCGGCTCAAGCGGTACGGCCTCACTCGTCCCGACCACCTCAGGTCCGTCAGCGAGGAATGA
- a CDS encoding CPBP family intramembrane metalloprotease → MTLSSRLRDRDGAAGLVVGALTLAALLVMSGGSAARWPWLGFLWLAVVPYMALLLPDAQGRMRGAVAARPALAGWIAAGLAAYGAAVGIAGGTGAWYNALLWPACIAIAMAGVRGEGDAEPSAGRILLSALGVWMLAGVWDRALRIRVPGGTQVGLAYLAAIDLGLFIFLVVRPLKSLDVRVGLRMREIAIALAGVAMIVAVALPLGLAVGFLQFETKWLGVLPSAARLFGLILFVGLPEELLFRGLMQEAFTRIWTPRVGLLVASVVFGLSHIVKSPWPNWRYALLATLAGLAYGWVYQRTRKLTAAAVTHGTIDWIWSTFLHS, encoded by the coding sequence GTGACGCTCTCAAGCAGGCTGCGCGATCGTGACGGTGCGGCCGGGCTCGTAGTGGGCGCGCTGACGCTGGCCGCGCTCCTGGTGATGAGCGGAGGCAGCGCCGCGCGCTGGCCCTGGCTCGGCTTCCTCTGGCTGGCGGTGGTGCCGTACATGGCGCTGCTCCTGCCGGATGCACAGGGACGCATGCGCGGGGCGGTCGCAGCCCGGCCGGCGCTGGCAGGGTGGATCGCGGCGGGACTCGCCGCGTACGGGGCTGCCGTCGGGATCGCGGGCGGTACCGGTGCATGGTACAACGCGCTGCTATGGCCGGCGTGCATAGCGATCGCGATGGCAGGCGTGCGAGGCGAGGGTGACGCCGAGCCGTCGGCCGGCCGGATCCTGCTCAGCGCGCTCGGGGTCTGGATGCTGGCGGGCGTCTGGGACCGCGCGCTCCGCATCCGCGTTCCCGGCGGGACGCAGGTGGGGCTCGCTTACCTCGCCGCCATAGACCTTGGCCTGTTCATCTTCCTGGTGGTGCGTCCGCTGAAGAGCCTTGACGTCCGGGTCGGACTCAGGATGCGGGAGATCGCCATCGCCTTGGCGGGTGTGGCGATGATCGTCGCGGTCGCTCTGCCGCTCGGACTGGCCGTCGGGTTCCTGCAATTCGAGACGAAATGGCTCGGAGTGCTTCCGTCCGCGGCGCGGCTGTTCGGGCTCATCCTGTTCGTCGGTCTTCCGGAGGAGCTGCTGTTCCGGGGTCTGATGCAGGAAGCTTTCACGCGGATCTGGACGCCGAGGGTCGGTCTCCTCGTGGCGTCGGTGGTCTTCGGTTTGTCTCACATCGTCAAGAGTCCGTGGCCCAACTGGCGGTACGCGCTCCTGGCGACCTTGGCCGGCCTCGCGTACGGTTGGGTGTACCAGCGCACCCGGAAGCTGACCGCGGCGGCGGTGACGCACGGCACGATCGACTGGATCTGGAGTACGTTCCTCCATTCCTGA